The proteins below are encoded in one region of Bacillota bacterium LX-D:
- a CDS encoding O-acetylhomoserine aminocarboxypropyltransferase/cysteine synthase family protein: MRFNTALLHGNFAADEKTGATTTPIYQSSSFEHQSAEELENIFKGSEPGFVYTRINNPTIEAFERRIAHLEGGIGAVACASGMAAVTLALMNILKSGDEVVSGSGIFGGTFSLFACLEEFGVKTQYAKDNSIASFRECINEKTRLIFLETIGNPKLDVPDIRQIAELAHQEGIPLIVDNTSTTPYLVKPFTLGADIVVHSTSKYINGSGNSIGGIIVDSGKFKWNYDKFTSLKAYKRFGPFVYLAKLRKGLFKDFGACMAPFNAYLTSIGLETLGLRMDRLCDNAQKLAVSLKENSKVVKVNYPGLEENADHLLAKEQFNNKFGGILTIRVGTKEKAFKVINSLKYASNLVNIGDTRTLTIHPASTIYATNSSEEKEKMGVYEDLIRISVGLEDIEDIIEDFQQALEKVV; the protein is encoded by the coding sequence ATGAGATTTAATACAGCCCTTTTACATGGGAATTTTGCCGCCGATGAGAAAACAGGTGCTACTACCACACCTATTTATCAGTCATCATCCTTTGAACATCAAAGTGCTGAAGAACTGGAAAATATATTTAAGGGTAGCGAACCAGGTTTCGTTTATACCCGCATTAACAATCCGACAATTGAAGCTTTTGAACGACGTATCGCCCATCTGGAGGGGGGCATCGGGGCTGTAGCCTGTGCCTCTGGAATGGCAGCTGTTACCTTGGCTTTAATGAACATACTTAAAAGCGGAGATGAGGTTGTTTCTGGCAGCGGTATCTTTGGAGGAACTTTCTCCCTCTTTGCGTGCTTAGAGGAATTCGGAGTAAAAACCCAATATGCTAAGGACAACAGTATTGCAAGTTTTAGAGAATGCATCAATGAAAAGACCAGACTGATTTTCCTTGAAACTATCGGTAACCCCAAGCTTGATGTTCCTGACATCCGGCAAATTGCTGAGTTGGCCCACCAAGAGGGAATCCCATTGATTGTGGATAATACATCCACAACACCTTACCTGGTAAAACCCTTTACTTTGGGGGCGGATATTGTTGTCCATTCCACATCCAAATATATTAATGGGAGTGGCAATTCTATTGGCGGTATTATTGTGGACAGTGGCAAATTCAAATGGAATTACGATAAATTTACTTCTCTAAAGGCCTACAAAAGATTTGGACCATTTGTTTATTTGGCCAAGTTAAGAAAAGGACTCTTTAAAGATTTTGGTGCTTGCATGGCCCCTTTTAATGCCTACCTAACTAGTATCGGATTGGAAACCTTGGGACTAAGGATGGATAGGCTTTGTGACAATGCCCAGAAGCTGGCAGTTAGTCTTAAGGAAAATAGTAAGGTTGTCAAAGTAAACTATCCCGGACTTGAGGAAAATGCCGATCATTTATTAGCGAAGGAACAATTCAACAATAAATTTGGTGGAATTTTAACCATCCGAGTAGGTACTAAAGAAAAGGCTTTCAAGGTGATTAATAGCTTGAAATATGCTTCTAATCTTGTCAATATTGGTGATACAAGAACTCTTACCATCCATCCTGCTTCAACTATCTATGCAACTAATAGCAGTGAGGAAAAGGAAAAAATGGGTGTCTATGAAGACCTCATTCGAATTAGTGTAGGATTGGAAGATATTGAAGACATTATTGAAGACTTTCAGCAAGCTTTGGAGAAAGTTGTGTGA
- a CDS encoding M67 family metallopeptidase, which produces MIILTKGQYQEILDHGLGALPNEACGLLAGKVEMDKKTVEKVYLLTNIDHSPEHFSMDPKEQFAAVKDMRKNGWVLLGNFHSHPESPARPSEEDKRLAFDGEASYLILSLLDREQEVLKSFRIQGSKVWQEEVQIIEEE; this is translated from the coding sequence TTGATTATCCTAACTAAAGGGCAATATCAGGAAATTTTAGATCATGGGTTGGGAGCATTGCCCAATGAAGCATGTGGCTTACTTGCAGGCAAAGTAGAGATGGATAAAAAAACTGTTGAGAAAGTTTATTTACTTACGAATATTGATCATAGTCCCGAACACTTTTCTATGGATCCCAAAGAGCAGTTTGCTGCAGTAAAGGATATGAGGAAAAATGGTTGGGTACTGTTAGGCAACTTCCACAGCCATCCTGAGTCGCCGGCTAGGCCATCTGAGGAGGATAAACGTTTAGCTTTTGATGGGGAAGCCAGTTATCTAATTTTATCTTTGCTGGATCGAGAACAGGAAGTACTTAAAAGCTTTAGAATCCAGGGCAGTAAAGTTTGGCAGGAGGAAGTCCAAATTATAGAGGAGGAATAA
- a CDS encoding 4Fe-4S binding protein, which yields MDQVDYKELKKGGFMKQVQKDCFSLRLRVVGGRLLAKHLQKVSEIAEKYGQGYIHMTARQSLEIPYIKLKDIDTVKQELAKTGLQPGACGPRVRTITACQGCAICSGGLINTTELAEEFDQKYYARELPHKFKLGITGCRNNCLKAEENDLGVKGGLKPEWVEDKCSFCGLCEVVCPAKAIKIDKEEKQLHFDNKLCNYCGRCVKSCPVDAWEGERGFILYFGGLFGNRIAIGKQLLPIIFGKETLHKVIETTLKFFEKYAKPSERFRNTLDRVGWNLLEDELKEVLK from the coding sequence ATGGACCAAGTGGATTACAAAGAACTTAAAAAAGGCGGTTTCATGAAACAAGTCCAAAAAGATTGTTTTTCCTTAAGATTAAGAGTTGTGGGTGGCCGGTTGTTGGCTAAACACTTGCAAAAGGTATCTGAAATCGCTGAAAAATATGGTCAGGGGTATATCCATATGACCGCTAGACAAAGCCTAGAGATTCCTTATATAAAGTTAAAGGATATTGATACTGTTAAACAAGAACTGGCGAAAACTGGTTTACAGCCTGGGGCCTGCGGTCCAAGAGTGAGAACTATCACTGCTTGTCAGGGATGTGCCATTTGTTCTGGCGGGCTGATTAATACGACTGAATTGGCTGAAGAATTTGATCAAAAGTATTATGCAAGGGAGCTTCCCCATAAGTTTAAGCTGGGGATTACAGGCTGTCGAAATAACTGTCTTAAGGCTGAAGAGAATGACCTGGGAGTTAAGGGTGGCCTTAAGCCGGAGTGGGTTGAAGATAAATGCAGCTTTTGCGGTCTCTGCGAAGTAGTTTGCCCTGCCAAGGCTATTAAAATAGACAAAGAAGAAAAACAATTACATTTTGATAACAAGCTTTGCAATTATTGTGGAAGATGCGTCAAGTCATGTCCTGTAGATGCCTGGGAAGGGGAAAGAGGTTTTATTCTTTACTTTGGTGGTTTGTTTGGCAACAGGATTGCCATTGGAAAACAGCTGCTCCCCATTATCTTCGGCAAGGAGACACTTCATAAAGTTATTGAAACGACCTTGAAGTTCTTCGAAAAATATGCTAAGCCCAGTGAAAGATTTAGAAATACCTTAGATAGAGTTGGTTGGAACTTGCTGGAAGATGAATTGAAAGAGGTGCTGAAATGA
- a CDS encoding sulfurtransferase TusA family protein: protein MSTKKVKNSIDITDVVCPLTFVKAKVAMEELEDGQVLEIRMNEGEPIQNVPRSLKDEGHKVLQVVNNEDKTFTIFVEKGGLA from the coding sequence ATGAGCACAAAGAAGGTAAAGAATTCTATTGATATCACCGATGTTGTCTGTCCGTTGACTTTTGTTAAGGCTAAAGTTGCTATGGAAGAGTTAGAGGATGGCCAGGTTCTAGAAATCAGAATGAATGAGGGGGAACCAATCCAGAATGTCCCCCGCAGCCTTAAGGATGAAGGCCATAAGGTTTTGCAGGTGGTCAATAATGAAGACAAAACCTTTACTATTTTCGTTGAAAAGGGTGGATTGGCATGA
- a CDS encoding adenylyl-sulfate reductase subunit alpha, which yields MDIQIKQLQTDILIIGGGTAGCFAALTIAENSSVRVIIAEKAHIKRSGCLAAGVNALNAYIVKGQTPEDYLDYVVKDAEGLVREDLVYTLAARLNSVTQKLEALGLVILKDENGEYVTRGKRNIKINGENIKPILAHGVAQHPTIQVLNRINIIDYIKQGNRIIGAYGFSLEDSNFYVIQAKAVICATGGAAGLYRPNNPGFSRHKMWYSPFNTGAGYAMGIRAGAEMTTFEMRFIALRCKDTIAPTGTIAQGIGAKQVNSEGEEFDFKYGFPKTHLRLYATVEENRRGKGPCYLKTAGISEEEQKELYKAYLNMAPAQTLKWMEEGHGPSTANVEITGTEPYIVGGHTASGYWVDTRRATTLEGLYAAGDVAGGSPQKYVTGCLGEGEIAALGALDFIQNREHEDLKESEVVQKLWEVQSYLGSAPGLYSVEELEEAMQKVMDEYAGGIATGYAYNNYKLAQAEKEIEELLNLVKTLKAADPLELLHIYELLDRLWVCRVLIKHLRARKETRWRSFQENLDYPHKDDANWLKYINSRYTGEAIEIIYRNLVKKDEAYEHQD from the coding sequence ATGGACATACAAATAAAACAGCTGCAGACTGACATACTCATTATTGGCGGTGGTACAGCTGGTTGTTTTGCAGCTTTGACTATTGCAGAGAATTCCTCAGTTCGCGTTATTATTGCTGAAAAGGCCCACATTAAACGAAGCGGCTGCCTGGCAGCAGGGGTTAATGCCCTCAATGCTTATATCGTTAAAGGGCAGACACCGGAAGATTATTTGGATTATGTGGTTAAAGATGCAGAGGGACTGGTAAGGGAAGATCTGGTCTATACCTTAGCTGCCAGGCTGAATAGTGTCACACAAAAGCTGGAAGCGTTGGGATTAGTCATTTTAAAAGATGAAAATGGTGAATACGTAACTAGGGGTAAACGTAATATCAAAATTAACGGTGAGAATATCAAACCTATTTTGGCTCATGGGGTTGCTCAACACCCGACCATTCAAGTTCTGAACCGCATTAATATTATAGATTATATCAAGCAAGGTAACCGCATTATTGGTGCCTATGGTTTTTCTTTAGAAGACAGCAACTTTTATGTCATTCAAGCTAAAGCTGTTATCTGTGCAACCGGAGGGGCCGCAGGCTTATACAGACCTAATAACCCTGGTTTTTCCCGACATAAAATGTGGTATTCTCCTTTTAATACTGGAGCGGGGTATGCTATGGGAATTAGGGCCGGAGCCGAAATGACCACCTTTGAGATGCGGTTTATTGCTTTACGCTGTAAAGACACTATCGCCCCCACAGGTACCATTGCCCAGGGGATTGGGGCCAAACAGGTGAATAGTGAAGGCGAGGAATTTGATTTTAAATACGGTTTTCCTAAAACCCATCTGCGCCTTTATGCCACGGTAGAAGAAAACAGACGGGGAAAAGGACCTTGTTATCTAAAGACGGCTGGTATCTCTGAAGAAGAGCAAAAGGAATTATATAAAGCTTATTTGAACATGGCTCCTGCCCAAACCCTTAAATGGATGGAAGAAGGCCATGGTCCCAGTACAGCTAATGTGGAGATTACGGGAACTGAGCCCTATATTGTTGGTGGACATACGGCTAGCGGGTACTGGGTGGATACCCGTAGGGCTACTACTTTGGAAGGACTTTATGCAGCAGGTGATGTAGCCGGAGGCAGTCCACAGAAATATGTGACTGGTTGCCTTGGGGAGGGCGAAATTGCTGCTCTAGGGGCTTTAGACTTCATCCAAAATCGGGAGCACGAAGATTTGAAAGAGAGTGAAGTAGTTCAGAAACTATGGGAGGTACAGTCCTATCTAGGTTCAGCTCCGGGACTTTATAGTGTCGAAGAGTTGGAAGAAGCAATGCAGAAAGTCATGGACGAGTATGCCGGAGGCATTGCCACCGGCTATGCATACAACAACTACAAGTTGGCACAGGCAGAAAAAGAGATTGAAGAGCTTTTGAATCTGGTAAAAACATTGAAAGCAGCTGATCCTTTAGAATTACTTCACATTTATGAATTACTGGACAGACTTTGGGTATGCCGGGTACTGATAAAACATCTTCGGGCCAGAAAAGAAACTCGCTGGCGCTCCTTCCAGGAAAACCTGGATTATCCCCATAAGGACGATGCGAACTGGTTGAAATATATCAACTCCCGTTATACGGGGGAGGCAATAGAGATAATTTATCGAAACTTAGTTAAAAAGGATGAGGCCTATGAGCATCAGGATTGA